One genomic segment of Mycolicibacterium gilvum includes these proteins:
- the upp gene encoding uracil phosphoribosyltransferase, with the protein MDVRVVDHPLAAARLTTLRDERTDNAGFRAALRDLTLMLVYEATRELATHTISVRTPVAETAGTKLATPPLLVPVLRAGLGMVDQAHELIPEARVGFVGVARNEETHQPTPYLESLPDDLSRQPVIVLDPMLATGGSMVHTLELLYSRDAVDVTVICVVAAPEGLALVEKTAPELRLYTAAIDSGLNDIAYIVPGLGDAGDRQFGPR; encoded by the coding sequence ATGGATGTGCGCGTTGTGGATCACCCGCTGGCCGCGGCTCGGCTGACCACCCTGCGCGACGAGCGCACAGACAATGCCGGATTCCGGGCGGCGTTGCGGGATCTCACGCTGATGCTCGTCTACGAGGCGACCCGCGAGCTCGCGACGCACACCATCTCGGTGCGCACACCGGTGGCCGAGACTGCCGGTACGAAGCTGGCCACGCCGCCGCTGCTGGTGCCGGTGTTGCGCGCCGGGCTCGGCATGGTCGACCAGGCGCACGAACTGATCCCCGAGGCGCGGGTCGGCTTCGTCGGGGTGGCCCGCAACGAAGAGACCCATCAGCCGACCCCGTACCTGGAGTCGCTACCCGACGACCTGAGCCGGCAGCCGGTGATCGTGCTGGACCCGATGCTGGCCACCGGCGGCTCGATGGTGCACACCTTGGAGCTGCTCTACTCCCGCGACGCCGTCGACGTCACCGTGATCTGCGTCGTCGCCGCTCCGGAGGGGCTGGCCCTGGTGGAGAAGACGGCCCCGGAGTTGCGCCTGTACACCGCGGCGATCGACTCCGGCCTCAACGACATCGCCTACATCGTGCCGGGTTTGGGCGATGCGGGTGACCGCCAGTTCGGCCCGCGCTGA
- the thpD gene encoding ectoine hydroxylase, protein MDPIRREEPTVWGDSAGPLTDSDLQSMSDRGYLVRPGTMPEAWLPTLTAELGRMAGEVAPDDPRVIRERDGGIRSVFEPHILSDVLAEVLTMDTVLPVARQLLGSDVYVHQARINMMPGFTGGGFYWHSDFETWHAEDGMPAMRAVSCSIALTENFPFNGSLMVMPGSHRTFYPCVGATPRNNHASSLVRQEIGVPSRQTLTDAAAQHGIDQVTGPAGTALWFDCNIMHGSGSNITPYPRSNIFVVFNSVQNQLVSPYRAETPRPEYLAARTFRPFNEPVLT, encoded by the coding sequence ATGGATCCCATCCGTCGAGAAGAACCCACGGTATGGGGTGATTCCGCCGGTCCGTTGACCGATTCGGACCTGCAGTCGATGAGCGACCGCGGATACCTCGTCCGGCCCGGCACAATGCCTGAGGCCTGGTTGCCCACGCTCACAGCGGAATTGGGCCGCATGGCGGGCGAGGTCGCCCCGGACGACCCGCGCGTCATCCGGGAGCGCGACGGCGGCATCCGATCGGTCTTCGAACCGCACATCCTCAGTGACGTGCTGGCCGAGGTGCTCACCATGGACACCGTGCTGCCGGTGGCACGGCAACTGCTGGGCAGCGACGTCTACGTGCATCAGGCGCGCATCAACATGATGCCCGGGTTCACCGGTGGCGGCTTCTACTGGCATTCGGACTTCGAGACCTGGCATGCAGAAGACGGGATGCCGGCGATGCGCGCGGTGTCGTGCTCGATCGCGTTGACGGAGAACTTCCCGTTCAACGGTTCGCTGATGGTGATGCCCGGATCCCACCGGACGTTCTATCCGTGCGTCGGCGCCACCCCGCGCAACAACCACGCGTCGTCGTTGGTGCGGCAGGAGATCGGCGTCCCGAGCCGCCAGACCCTCACCGACGCTGCGGCCCAACACGGTATCGACCAGGTGACCGGTCCGGCGGGCACCGCACTGTGGTTCGACTGCAACATCATGCACGGGTCCGGGTCGAACATCACGCCGTACCCGCGGTCCAATATCTTCGTGGTGTTCAATTCGGTGCAGAATCAGCTGGTTTCGCCGTATCGCGCGGAGACGCCACGCCCCGAATACCTGGCGGCGCGCACGTTCCGGCCCTTCAACGAACCGGTACTGACGTAG
- a CDS encoding ectoine synthase gives MIVRTTDEITGTHRDVAAANWRSKRIVLADDAVGFSFHETTIDADSVSEFHYRHHVEAVWIVEGTGTLTNHETGEEHPLRSGTMYLLNGHERHRVTCDTTMRMLCVFNPPVTGQEIHDETGAYPPAVQAS, from the coding sequence GTGATTGTCCGCACCACCGACGAGATCACCGGCACCCACCGCGACGTGGCCGCCGCCAACTGGAGATCCAAGCGGATCGTGCTGGCTGACGACGCCGTCGGCTTCTCGTTTCACGAGACGACGATCGATGCCGATTCGGTCAGCGAGTTCCACTATCGCCATCACGTGGAGGCGGTGTGGATCGTCGAGGGAACCGGCACGCTGACCAATCATGAGACCGGCGAAGAGCATCCGCTTCGGTCCGGCACCATGTACCTGCTCAACGGTCACGAACGGCACCGGGTCACGTGCGACACGACGATGCGCATGCTGTGCGTCTTCAATCCGCCCGTGACGGGGCAGGAGATCCACGACGAGACCGGCGCGTACCCCCCGGCGGTGCAGGCCAGTTGA
- the ectB gene encoding diaminobutyrate--2-oxoglutarate transaminase, translated as MTATVVTPPPTDPVHDAALPEVYHRVESEVRSYCRNWPATMASARGSWVTDTSGRQYLDFFAGAGALNYGHNNPVLKAPLIDYLSQDSIVHSLDMATAAKTEFLETFERLILRPRSLDYKVQFPGPTGANAVESALKLARKVTGRESIINFTNAFHGMTLGALSVTGNSMKRAGAGIPLVHATPMPYDNYFGGITEDFHWFERVLDDSGGGLNHPAAVIVETVQGEGGLNVARMEWLRALAELCQRRDILLIVDDVQMGCGRTGAFFSFEEAGIVPDIVTLSKSISGYGLPMALTLFRRDLDVWAPGEHNGTFRGHNPAFVTATKALETYWKSATFAENTAAKGQHVRDRLESIAAAHEGISARGRGMAQGLKCEEKDLAAAICATAFERGVLMETSGPSDEVIKLLPPLTTSTEDLDAGLDILAEAVATTVS; from the coding sequence ATGACCGCAACCGTAGTCACCCCACCGCCCACCGATCCTGTTCACGACGCGGCGCTGCCCGAGGTTTACCACCGTGTCGAGTCCGAAGTGCGCAGCTACTGCCGCAATTGGCCCGCCACCATGGCAAGCGCCCGCGGGTCCTGGGTGACCGACACCTCAGGGCGGCAGTACCTCGACTTCTTCGCGGGCGCAGGCGCTCTCAACTACGGGCACAACAACCCCGTTCTGAAGGCTCCGCTGATCGACTACCTGAGCCAGGACTCGATCGTGCACTCGCTGGACATGGCGACAGCTGCGAAGACGGAGTTCCTCGAGACGTTCGAACGCCTCATCCTGCGACCGCGCAGCCTCGACTACAAGGTGCAGTTCCCAGGGCCGACCGGCGCCAATGCGGTCGAGTCGGCACTCAAACTGGCCCGCAAGGTCACGGGTCGTGAGTCGATCATCAACTTCACCAACGCATTCCACGGAATGACCCTGGGTGCGCTGTCGGTGACGGGAAACTCGATGAAACGAGCGGGTGCCGGCATTCCGCTCGTGCACGCCACCCCGATGCCGTACGACAACTACTTCGGCGGCATCACCGAGGACTTCCACTGGTTCGAGCGCGTGCTCGACGACTCCGGCGGCGGACTCAACCATCCCGCGGCCGTCATCGTCGAGACCGTGCAGGGTGAGGGCGGCCTCAACGTGGCCAGAATGGAATGGCTGCGGGCGCTCGCCGAACTGTGCCAACGTCGCGACATCCTGCTGATCGTCGACGACGTGCAGATGGGCTGCGGCCGGACCGGCGCGTTCTTCAGTTTCGAGGAAGCCGGCATCGTCCCCGACATCGTGACACTGTCGAAGTCGATCAGCGGCTACGGACTGCCGATGGCATTGACCCTGTTCCGTCGCGACCTCGACGTGTGGGCACCCGGCGAGCACAACGGCACCTTCCGCGGTCACAACCCCGCTTTCGTCACCGCCACCAAGGCACTCGAAACCTATTGGAAATCAGCAACGTTCGCGGAGAACACGGCTGCCAAAGGTCAACACGTCAGGGACCGGCTGGAGAGCATCGCCGCGGCCCACGAGGGCATCAGCGCACGCGGTCGCGGGATGGCGCAGGGCCTCAAATGCGAGGAAAAGGATCTTGCCGCGGCGATCTGCGCCACCGCGTTCGAGCGCGGCGTGCTGATGGAGACCAGCGGCCCGTCCGACGAGGTCATCAAGCTGCTGCCCCCGCTGACCACCTCCACAGAGGACCTCGACGCCGGGCTCGACATCCTGGCCGAGGCCGTCGCGACGACCGTGTCCTGA
- the ectA gene encoding diaminobutyrate acetyltransferase: MSSSLSETGVAAPPEWTLASKDSVVHRNSWGPFLRRPESTDALAMHKLVADTEVLDLNSTYTYLLMATDFADTTIVADRDGDLCGLITGYHPPTRPDVLFVWQVAVARSAQGTGLAGTMLDSLVGRVHRARCGHPVTVEATVAPSNSASRALFGGFARRHGVPLVERPHFTAAQLDSAGAHEDEPILRIGPIVTSHDA; the protein is encoded by the coding sequence GTGAGTTCTTCCCTGTCCGAGACCGGCGTCGCAGCGCCTCCCGAGTGGACGCTGGCGTCGAAAGATTCTGTGGTGCACCGTAATTCATGGGGCCCATTCCTGCGCCGCCCCGAAAGCACCGACGCCCTGGCGATGCACAAGCTGGTGGCCGACACCGAGGTGCTAGATCTCAATTCCACCTACACGTACCTTCTGATGGCGACCGATTTTGCTGACACCACGATCGTCGCCGATCGCGACGGCGACCTGTGCGGCCTGATCACCGGTTACCACCCGCCCACCCGTCCCGATGTCCTCTTCGTGTGGCAGGTGGCGGTGGCGCGATCCGCCCAAGGCACCGGCCTCGCGGGAACCATGCTCGACAGCCTGGTCGGCCGCGTCCACCGCGCGCGGTGTGGCCATCCGGTCACGGTGGAAGCGACTGTGGCGCCCAGCAATTCGGCATCGAGGGCCCTCTTCGGCGGATTTGCCCGGCGACACGGTGTACCGCTGGTGGAACGACCGCACTTCACCGCCGCCCAACTCGACTCCGCCGGCGCGCACGAAGACGAACCGATCCTGCGTATCGGTCCGATCGTTACCTCTCACGACGCCTGA
- a CDS encoding phospho-sugar mutase yields MTALHTAVEEWLAHDPDPESAAELAACDDDELAERFAHTLTFGTAGLRGPLRAGPNGMNLAVVIRATWAVARVLTDRSPASSQVVVGYDARHRSAEFGRAAAEVFAAQGFTVQLMSGPVPTPAVAFAVRHLGAAAGVQITASHNPPTDNGYKVYVTGGLQIVSPTDREIEAAIAAAPPADEIPRAPVEVPAADELRAYLERAASVRHAAGSARIALTPMHGVGGEFALDALALAGFADVHVVEEQFAPDPDFPTVAFPNPEEPGASDALLALAAGVDAEIAIALDPDADRCAIGVPTPTGWRMLSGDETGWLLGDYVLSHADPTHAVVASTVVSSRMLASIAAAHGARHVETLTGFKWLARADEGLDATLVYAYEEAIGHCVDPGAVRDKDGISAAVLACDLVVSLREQGRTLLDALDDLARRHGVHTTTAVTRRVLSPQDAAAMMSRLRAAPPEEIAGFAVTVTDLMPRTDALIFSGGDSATSVRVVMRPSGTEPKLKSYIEIRCTGEVATGRSHAADVQDAVAAAIATWR; encoded by the coding sequence GTGACCGCGTTGCACACGGCCGTCGAGGAATGGCTCGCCCACGACCCCGATCCCGAGTCCGCCGCGGAACTGGCCGCCTGCGACGACGACGAACTCGCCGAGCGCTTCGCACACACGTTGACCTTCGGCACGGCGGGACTGCGGGGGCCGCTGCGGGCCGGGCCGAACGGGATGAACCTCGCGGTCGTGATCCGCGCGACGTGGGCGGTGGCCCGGGTGCTGACGGATCGATCACCTGCCTCCTCGCAGGTGGTCGTCGGCTACGACGCACGGCACCGCTCCGCCGAGTTCGGTCGCGCCGCCGCCGAAGTCTTTGCGGCGCAGGGATTCACCGTGCAGTTGATGAGCGGTCCGGTGCCTACGCCGGCGGTGGCGTTCGCGGTCAGGCACCTGGGCGCGGCGGCGGGGGTGCAGATCACCGCGTCCCACAACCCGCCCACCGACAACGGCTACAAGGTCTACGTCACCGGCGGGCTGCAGATCGTCTCCCCCACCGACCGGGAGATCGAAGCGGCCATCGCGGCGGCCCCACCCGCCGACGAGATTCCCCGCGCACCTGTCGAGGTCCCGGCCGCCGACGAGCTGCGCGCCTACCTCGAGCGTGCCGCGAGCGTGCGGCATGCCGCAGGTTCGGCACGCATCGCGCTGACGCCCATGCACGGGGTCGGCGGCGAATTCGCGCTCGACGCACTGGCTTTGGCAGGCTTCGCCGACGTGCACGTGGTGGAGGAGCAGTTTGCGCCCGATCCGGACTTCCCCACCGTAGCCTTCCCCAATCCGGAGGAGCCCGGCGCGTCGGACGCACTCCTGGCGCTGGCCGCCGGGGTCGACGCCGAGATCGCGATCGCCCTGGATCCCGACGCGGACCGCTGCGCGATCGGCGTACCCACGCCCACCGGCTGGCGAATGCTCAGCGGCGACGAAACCGGGTGGCTGCTCGGCGATTACGTGCTGTCACATGCCGATCCGACACACGCGGTGGTGGCGAGCACCGTCGTGTCGTCCCGGATGCTGGCGAGCATCGCCGCGGCGCACGGGGCCCGGCATGTCGAGACGCTGACGGGATTCAAATGGCTGGCGCGCGCCGACGAGGGTCTGGACGCCACACTGGTCTACGCCTACGAGGAGGCCATCGGGCACTGCGTCGACCCCGGGGCCGTCAGGGACAAGGACGGCATCAGTGCCGCCGTGCTGGCATGCGATCTCGTCGTGTCGCTGCGCGAGCAGGGCCGGACGCTACTCGACGCGCTCGACGACCTGGCCCGCCGCCACGGGGTGCACACGACCACGGCGGTCACCCGCAGGGTGCTTTCACCGCAGGACGCGGCGGCGATGATGTCCCGCCTTCGCGCCGCACCACCGGAGGAGATCGCCGGCTTCGCCGTCACGGTGACCGATCTGATGCCCCGCACCGATGCCCTGATCTTCTCGGGCGGGGACAGCGCCACATCGGTGCGGGTCGTCATGCGCCCGTCGGGGACCGAACCGAAGCTGAAGTCGTACATCGAAATTCGCTGCACCGGCGAGGTCGCTACGGGGAGGTCACACGCCGCCGACGTCCAGGACGCCGTCGCCGCCGCCATCGCGACCTGGCGTTAG
- a CDS encoding MarR family winged helix-turn-helix transcriptional regulator yields the protein MAVARQLRRHRPDNGLTLSQMQLLGEISRAGVTTPAELGVRMHVRVQSLTDSLNELESRGLIGRRPDETDRRRQLVEMTPEGTALLDDDRAERDAWLHHTMRDTLTDLEFDLLMLVAPILRKLADSDTR from the coding sequence ATGGCCGTCGCGCGGCAGCTGCGCCGCCACCGGCCCGACAACGGGCTCACGCTGAGCCAGATGCAGCTGCTCGGCGAGATCAGCAGGGCCGGGGTTACGACGCCGGCCGAACTCGGCGTGCGGATGCACGTCCGGGTCCAGTCGCTCACCGACTCCCTCAACGAGCTCGAGAGCCGGGGGCTGATCGGCCGGCGCCCCGACGAGACCGATCGGCGCCGGCAGCTCGTCGAGATGACGCCCGAGGGCACCGCGCTGCTGGACGACGACCGTGCCGAACGCGACGCCTGGCTGCACCACACCATGCGCGACACCCTCACCGACCTGGAGTTCGACCTGCTGATGCTGGTGGCGCCGATCCTGCGCAAGCTCGCCGACTCCGATACCCGTTGA